One window from the genome of Vidua chalybeata isolate OUT-0048 chromosome 3, bVidCha1 merged haplotype, whole genome shotgun sequence encodes:
- the LOC128785583 gene encoding uncharacterized protein LOC128785583, whose amino-acid sequence MWLARTWALSEAIWRHPGADHRVNDPRWTSGTSPGLIQKVVLSCQACFGVKSRLGSERMVHFPESCKVHEERHRALDIQLEEGRLRRNLTTTFQYVRKGFQQDGAGLLTEGARQQEVMVINPNWGVLSQVRESSNMIIKHKKRLLQEAEICLWSVSRHDCKKWEAAQCECSIHPAVSGRLEERPPGLLPVWMRLRVGSCHGISCLSLGWLPCLSRAILRMWGLSSVMCISVHRCFLPSGILSLLCPSVSNVKP is encoded by the exons ATGTGGCTCGCCAGGACATGGGCCTTATCTGAAGCGATATGGAGACACCCAGGTGCTGATCATCGCGTGAACGACCCGAGATGGACATCAGGAACATCCCCCGGGCTGATACAG aAAGTAGTATTAAGCTGCCAGGCCTGTTTTGGGGTGAAGTCTAGACTGGGCTCAGAGAGGATGGTGCACTTTCCTGAATCCTGCAAGGTGCATGAGGAGAGACACAGGGCTCTGGACATTCAGCTGGAGGAGGGAAGACTTAGGAGAAACTTGACAACAACTTTTCAATACGTAAGAAAGGGTTTCCAACAAGATGGGGCTGGGCTCCTTACTGAAGGAGCCAGACAGCAAGAGGTCATGGTCATAAATCCAAACTGGGGAGTTTTAAGCCAAGTCAGGGAAAGCAGTAATATGATCATTAAGCATAAGAAGAGGTTACTTCAGGAGGCTGAAATCTGTCTGTGGAGTGTCTCAAGGCACGACTGTAAGAAGTGGGAAGCAGCCCAGTGCGAATGCAGCATTCACCCTGCTGTGAGCGGGAGGCTGGAGGAGAGACCTCCTGGGCTTCTTCCAGTCTGGATGAGGCTGAGAGTGGGATCCTGCCATG GgatttcctgcctttccctaGGCTGGCTTCCGTGTTTGTCCAGAGCCATCCTCAGGATGTGGGGTCTCAGCAGTGTAATGTGCATCTCTGTACACCGGTGTTTCCTACCCAGTGGAATCCTGAGCCTCCTCTGTCCAAGTGTTTCAAATGTAAAGCCATAG
- the C3H1orf115 gene encoding required for drug-induced death protein 1, whose protein sequence is MEGSSKGLAGARGAEAEAARARCGAVPPHTRSPVPAELMGSSRGLPQQLPASRTRAAARPGSAAEGTASPHPPAPGRGAFSRGRPAQGRGQRPPPATPVALRWRKRPRSAQTGWRLEGTMTVGARLGAKVRGRFSRRGPGDDQVSILPGEEEEAAGAGGSAGAPRPAALQEEEEEEGAGCRKVRFAVLPGSYEPLRPPRAPGKRPYGKRLKKYGKNVGKVLQKGCHYLVVGLQGLAAAYSAPFGVSAHVASFVR, encoded by the exons ATGGAAGGATCTTCCAAAGGTCTCGCCGGCGCTCGCGGCGCCGAGGCCGAAGCAGCCCGGGCGCGGTGCGGGGCTGTGCCACCCCATACGCGCTCACCTGTCCCCGCTGAGCTGATGGGCTCCAGTCGCgggctcccacagcagctcccgGCTTCCCGCACCAGAGCGGCGGCGAGGCCAGGGTCCGCAGCCGAGGGCACCGCCAGCCCTCACCCGCCTGCCCCGGGCCGGGGCGCCTTTTCCCGTGGCCGTCCCGCCCAGGGGAGGGGGCAGCGGCCGCCTCCGGCCACACCTGTGGCGCTGCGGTGGAGGAAGCGCCCGAGGTCGGCGCAGACGGGTTGGCGCCTTGAAGGCACCATGACGGTGGGTGCGCGGCTGGGCGCCAAGGTGAGGGGCAGGTTCTCCCGCCGCGGGCCCGGCGACGACCAGGTCTCCATCCTGCccggcgaggaggaggaggcggcgggggccgggggcagcgcgggggccccgcggccggcggcgctgcaggaggaggaggaggaggagggcgcCGGCTGCAGGAAGGTGCGCTTCGCCGTCCTGCCCGGCTCCTACGAACCGCTGCGCCCGCCGCGGGCTCCCGGCAAGCGGCCCTACGGGAAGCGCCTGAAGAAGTATGGAAAG AATGTCGGGAAGGTTCTGCAGAAGGGTTGTCACTACTTGGTGGTCGGCCTGCAAGGATTAGCAGCAGCCTATTCTGCTCCCTTTGGAGTGTCAGCACATGTGGCATCCTTCGTCCGCTag
- the MTARC2 gene encoding mitochondrial amidoxime reducing component 2 — MSGPWGAAGPARQGWLWGAAALLALGALLGAWRWAGPRRRRRLQRVGTVLRLFVYPVKSCRGVSVRRAQVTPMGLRSGEMRDRFWLVIREDGHMVTARQEPRLVLISANCENGHLILEAGDMEKISVPVKLPQKNPVHNCRVFGQDIQGRDCGDEVAQWITTFLNSEPCRLVHFEPSMVPRKSKDTIALFRNTDEVAYPDCSPVLIISEASMDDLNTRLEKKAKIQNFRPNIFVTDCSAFEEDTWEEILIGDVEMKGTVCCGRCILTTVNPDTGVIDRKEPLETLKSYRLCDPSEKHIYKTSPLFGKYFAVDKTGTIQVGDPVYKMVWE, encoded by the exons ATGAGCGGCCCGTGGGGCGCGGCGGGCCCGGCgcggcagggctggctctggggggcggcggcgctgctGGCGCTGGGCGCCCTGCTCGGGGCTTGGCGCTGGGccggcccgcgccgccgccgccgcctgcAGCGGGTCGGGACGGTGCTCAGGCTCTTCGTGTACCCGGTGAAGTCGTGCCGGGGGGTGTCGGTGCGGCGGGCGCAGGTGACGCCGATGGGCCTGCGCAGCGGGGAGATGCGGGACAG GTTCTGGCTCGTGATCAGGGAGGACGGGCACATGGTGACAGCTCGCCAGGAGCCGCGGCTCGTCCTTATTTCTGCCAACTGTGAAAACGGGCACTTGATCTTGGAGGCCGGGGACATGGAGAAGATAAGCGTGCCTGTAAAgctcccccaaaaaaatcccgtCCACAACTGCAG GGTGTTTGGACAGGATATCCAAGGCAGAGACTGTGGTGATGAAGTGGCTCAGTGGATCACCACCTTCTTGAACTCAGAGCCCTGTCGACTGGTGCATTTTGAGCCCTCCATGGTGCCAAGAAAGTCAAAGGACACAATAGCCCTTTTCCGAAACACAGATGAG GTTGCCTATCCTGACTGCAGCCCAGTCTTGATCATCTCCGAAGCTTCAATGGACGATTTAAAtaccaggctggaaaagaaagcTAAGATACAGAACTTCAGGccaaatatttttgtaacagACTGCAGTGCTTTTGAGGAG GACACCTGGGAGGAAATTCTTATTGGTGATGTGGAGATGAAAGGGACCGTGTGTTGTGGCAG GTGTATTTTAACAACCGTTAATCCAGACACTGGGGTCATCGACAGGAAGGAGCCCTTGGAAACATTGAAAAG TTACCGCTTATGTGACCCATCTGAGAAACACATTTACAAAACCAGCCCTCTCTTTGGGAAATACTTTGCTGTTGACAAAACTGGAACAATTCAAGTTGGAGATCCTGTGTACAAGATGGTCTGGGAATGA